ATTCATAGAATCTTTCGAAGAAGGATATGATACAGTTGTTGGTGAAAGAGGTGTGATGTTGTCTGGTGGACAAAGGCAAAGGATATCGATTGCTAGAACCTTACTCGCCAATCCAGAAGTTTTGATCTTAGATGAAGCAACGTCTGCTTTGGACACGGAATCAGAACGTTTGATCCAACAAGCTTTTGTGCGATTATATGAAAATAAAACGGTAATCATTATCGCTCACCGTTTATCGACTGTTAAAATTGCTGATACAATATATTATTTAGAGAATGGAGAAATTGTGGAAAGTGGAAGTCACTCTGAACTTTTACAAAATCCAAATTCTAAATACAAACGTTTGTATGATATGCAATTCTCCAATACCAATTAAGCCATCCGACTTGTTCCACAATTAGGACAAAACTTTGCATTGGGAATAGAGACAAAAGAACCACAATTGGCGCATGTCCAATCTTTATTAATTTTTGGCTGGGTAATTGTTGTTTGGCGTTTTTGATTCTCTAAAAGATCCGATTCCACTGTTTCCAAGGCTTCGATGTAAGGAATGGATTGGGTTTGGAATTCTTCTTCTGTCAATTTTCCTGAATCAAAATCAGATCGGATGTCTTTTAAGGAATCTAGTAGATTACTTTTTTTCTCATAAATCGCTTTGAGATGGGCATCTGTATCTTTTCCAAATGGTGACTCGTCAATTTGGAAGCGATAATAGAATAATACAAAAGGTGCAATGAGAATGATTCCAAATAGTATTGAGTAGAAATATAAGAGAAAATCCATACGTTCAGAATTTGGACTTTTTATTTTTAGGCAATCTCTTTATCTTTGGTCTAAGTAGAGAATTTAGATTTATGACTGTAAACAATCCATTGATTGAAGAAAAATTGAAAACTGCCGAAGAAATTGCCTCATTATTACCGAATCATGTGACCATGGGATGTTCAGGATTCACACCTGCTGGTTATCCGAAACTCATACCAGCTGCATTTGCCAAACGAATTGAAGATGAGAAAAAATCGGGAAAAACCTTTTCTATTAATTTATATGCAGGGGCATCCACAGGCGAAGAGTTAGATGGTGTTCTTGCTAAAACTGGTGCCTTAAAATTACGAATCCCTTACCAATCCAACTCATATTTGCGAAATTTGATCAACCAAGGGGAAACCGATTTTATCGATATGCACCTTTCCCATGTAGTCAAATACATCGAACATGGGATATTGCCAAAAATTGATGTTGCTATCGTTGAGGCAATTGATGTAACAACGGATGGGAAAATATATTTATCCACATCTTCTGGTATGAGCGCCACCTATCTACAAAATGCGGATTCCATATATATTGAGTTAACCGATACCCATCCATTAGAGCTTAAAAGTTATCACGACATATATTTACCAAACCACCATGCTAAAGGTGGACCCATACCTATTATAAACCCAAGTGATCGTATAGGAGACCCATATGTCCAAGTGCCTCGGGAAAAAATTAAAGGGATCGTAGGGTCAAACAAACCTGATGCGGCAACCGTTTTCAAAACACCTGATGCCGACTGCCAAAATATTGCCGCTCATGTTTTAGAATTTATCCAACACGAAATTCAAAAAGGAAGGATCCCAAAAGAATACCTTCCTTTCCAGAATGGAGTTGGTAACATCGCTAATGCAGTACTTGCAAGTATGGCGAAGGATCCAAAATTCCATGCAATTCAAATGTATACGGAAGTCGTACAAGATTCTGTTTTTGATTTGATTGACGCAGGGAAACTTGAAGTTGCTTCGACTTCTGCCCTCACCTTTTCTGAATTAGGTTTAAAAAGATTCCATCAAAATATTTCCACTTGGAAATCAAAATTCATTATACGACCGCAAGAGATTTCAAACCATCCAGAAGTTATCAGACGTATGGGTCTCATTGCCATGAACACAGCCATTGAAATAGACATTTACGGAAATGTGAACTCCACTCATCTGATGGGAACATCGATGATGAATGGAATTGGTGGTTCTGGTGACTTCACAAGGAATTCACATCTTAGTATTTTTATGACTCCATCTCTTGCTAAGGAAGGGAATATTTCTGCAATTGTTCCTATGGTTTCGCACACGGACCATAACGAACATTCAACAATGATTTTTGTAACGGAAAATGGATTGGCTGATTTACGTGGATGTCCACCGAAAAAACGAGCAGAACTCATCATTGAAAAATGTGCGCATCCTATTTACCGAGATAAACTTCGTGCTTATTATGAAAATGCATTAAAAGTTTCCAAAGGGAAACATACTCCTCATGATTTAGAATCTGCTTTGTCTTGGCATGTCCAATTTTTAAAAACAGGAAGTATGAAGTGATTGCAGTGATTGGATCTGGTATTACGGGATTAACCGCTGCTTGGGCATTCAATAAATTTACGGATGTTTATTTATACGAAAAACAACCAGAAATTGGTATGGTTGCTTTTGGAGCGAAACAAACAATACATGGGAAAGATGTCGAATTTGATATTCCCTTTCGCACTATCAAACGAGACTATTATCCCACTTTGTTTCAAGTATATGACAAAGCATCGATACAAACTAGAGTAGTTGACTATTCTTTTCGAG
The sequence above is a segment of the Leptospira sp. WS39.C2 genome. Coding sequences within it:
- a CDS encoding zinc ribbon domain-containing protein; amino-acid sequence: MDFLLYFYSILFGIILIAPFVLFYYRFQIDESPFGKDTDAHLKAIYEKKSNLLDSLKDIRSDFDSGKLTEEEFQTQSIPYIEALETVESDLLENQKRQTTITQPKINKDWTCANCGSFVSIPNAKFCPNCGTSRMA
- a CDS encoding succinate CoA transferase — protein: MTVNNPLIEEKLKTAEEIASLLPNHVTMGCSGFTPAGYPKLIPAAFAKRIEDEKKSGKTFSINLYAGASTGEELDGVLAKTGALKLRIPYQSNSYLRNLINQGETDFIDMHLSHVVKYIEHGILPKIDVAIVEAIDVTTDGKIYLSTSSGMSATYLQNADSIYIELTDTHPLELKSYHDIYLPNHHAKGGPIPIINPSDRIGDPYVQVPREKIKGIVGSNKPDAATVFKTPDADCQNIAAHVLEFIQHEIQKGRIPKEYLPFQNGVGNIANAVLASMAKDPKFHAIQMYTEVVQDSVFDLIDAGKLEVASTSALTFSELGLKRFHQNISTWKSKFIIRPQEISNHPEVIRRMGLIAMNTAIEIDIYGNVNSTHLMGTSMMNGIGGSGDFTRNSHLSIFMTPSLAKEGNISAIVPMVSHTDHNEHSTMIFVTENGLADLRGCPPKKRAELIIEKCAHPIYRDKLRAYYENALKVSKGKHTPHDLESALSWHVQFLKTGSMK